The region GTGCCAGGGCGACGACGCCACCGCGCTGTTGGTTCGCCGGTTCGCCGAAGACGCGGCGACCTCGCTGTTCGGCACCCTGTCGCTGTGGCAGGGCGTGGACGTGCCGGGCGATTCGCTGCAACTGGTCGTGATGGACCGGATCCCGTTCCCGCGACCGGACGACCCGCTCGCCTCGGCCCGGCAGAAAGCGGTGTCCGAACGCGGCGGGAACGGTTTCATCACGGTGGCGGGCACGCACGCGGCCCTGTTGCTCGCGCAGGGCGCCGGACGGTTGCTGCGGTCGCCGCGGGATCGCGGTGTCATCGCAGTGCTGGACCCACGGCTGGCCACCGCCCGGTACGGCGGGTTCCTGCGCGCTTCGCTGCCGCCGTTCTGGACCACCCACGATCCCGAGGTCGTGCGCGGCGCACTGCGACGCCTGTCGGCAGCCGCGGCGGAGGTCTAGCGCACCGGAGAACTTTGTAGCAGATCGACAATCCCGCGTTCGGCTTTCTGTTCCGGCGGGGTTGGCGGGTAGGTTGAGCCCGCCGCTCTGAAGCAATTTTGTCGATCAACCGCTAGGGAGACGCCGTGTCCGCACCACGCCAAGCCGCGCCCGCCGCGAACCTGGCCAGGACTGTGGTCTTCGCCGCATTCATCGCCGTCCTCGGGATCTTCCCCGGCTTCTACCTCGGCGGCGCGGCGGTGCCGGTCGTGCTGCAGAACATGGGCCCGCTGCTGGCCGGCAGCATCCTCGGCGCCCGTCGCGGCGGTGCGGCCGTGCTGCTGTTCCTCGCCCTCGTCGCGATCGGACTGCCGCTGCTGTCCGGCGGCCGCGGCGGCATCGCACCGTTCATCGGACCCAGCGGCGGATTCGTGGTCGGCTGGGTGGTCTCGGCGGTTGTCGTCGGCCTGATCGTGCAGCGCAGCCTGCCGAAGCCCGGCCTGTTCGTGCTGCTCGGGGCCAACCTCGCCGGAGTCGCCGTGGACTACCTGATCGGCATCCCGTACTGGGGCCTGGTCATCGGCGACCTGCGCGCGGCAGCCGTGCAGTCGCTGGTGTTCGTCCCCGGCGACGCCGTGAAGCTCGTCGCCGTCTCCCTCGTCGCCGTCGCGGGGCATCGCGCCATCCCGGCGACACTGACCGGTTCGGCGCGCCGCGCCACCGCCGAGGGCTGAGCGTGCTGCCGATCCTCGGCCGCTCCCCAGCTTCGCGAGTCGCACACGCCGGAACCACGCTGGACGCTCAGGAATTGTTCGCGCGGGCCAACCACGCCGCGCGAGGCCTGCCATCCGGCAAACGAGTCGCCCTCGACGGCGGGGACGCGCTGACGCGCTTGACCCACTTCCTCGGGGCCGACCTCGCGGGCTGCGCAACCCTGCTCGTGGAGCCCACCTGGACCGCGTCCGACCGCGCCGCGGTCCTCGCCGATGCGCGCCCGGACCTGGTGCTGGATCTGAACGAACGGCCCGGCACCGCCACACATCGAGGCGAACGGGCCGGCCGAGGCGCACGCACGGCTTCGGGTGACACCCACTTCTACCTGCCCACCACCTCCGGCAGCAGTGGCCGCCCGAAGGTGCTGATCAGGTCGCGGCGGTCGTGGTCGCGCAGCTTCGCCGCGCTCGGCCTCGGACTGGAGCCGCGAGATCGCGTGCTGATCCCTGGCCCGCTGAGCAGCTCGCTGTTCCTCTTCGGCGCGTTGCACGCGCTCCACGCGGGCGCCGATGTGGAGCTGCTCGACAAGTGGTCCGTGGCCGGTGCCGCCGAGGCGTCGCGGTGGGCCACCGTGGTCCACCTCGTGCCCGCGATGCTGTCCGCGCTGCTGTCCACTTTGGAACGAAGTCCGGTACTTCGGGCCGAATGCGGTTTGCGCACGGTCGTTTGTGGCGGGGCTCGGGTGGACGAGGCGCTGGCGGAACGGCTCACCAAGGTGCTTCCCGGGTGCCGGCTCGTCGAGTACTACGGGTCCGCCGAACACTCGCTGATCGCGGTTCGGCGGGGCGGCTCGCTGCGCCCGGTGGTCGAGGTGGACGTGCGCGATCCCGTTGACGGCGTGGGCGAGTTGTGGGTGCGCTCCGAGCTGGCCTTCGACGGATACCTCAGCAACGGAACGATCGTGCCGGCGGCGACGGAGGACGGCTGGTCGACGGTCGGCGACCGCGCGGTGCAGCACGCCGACGGTTCGCTGGAGGTTCTGGGACGCGCCGGCTCGGCGATCAACACCGGCGCCCGGATCATCGGCGCGGAGGAAATTGAGTCCGTGCTGCGCGGCGCCGAAGGCGTGCGTGACGTGCTGGTTTCCGCCAGCCCGCATCCGAGGTTCGGCGAGCTCGTCACCGCGGTCATCGAGATCGACCCGCTCGCCCCGCCGTCGCTGCGCGAAATGCGGGCCAGCGCCAGGGCGGCCTTGGAACCTGCGAAGCGGCCTCGACGCTGGCTGGCCGTCCGAGAACTTCCGCGGACGGCATCCGGCAAGCCTGCCCGCGCGCTGGTCACGGAGCGGCTTCGCGCCGGAACTCTCGATGCGGAGGCGCTGTGAACCGAACTCCCGTGGTGATCGCGGCGCGACGAACCCCCATCGGCGAGGCGGGCGGCCGACTGCGCCACCTGCCCGTCGACCGGCTCGCTGCGCCGGTGCTGCGCGCCGTCCTCGACGACGCCGCTGTGGACGCAGTGGACGACGTGCTGCTCGGCAATGTGCTCGGCCCGGGTGGGAATCCCGCTCGGGTGGCGGCGTTGCGCGCCGGATTGGGCGAGGCCACGCCCGGCATGACCATCGACCGGCAGTGCGCGAGCGGGCTCACCGCGATCACCACCGCTGCGGCGATGATCCGCGGCGGAGTCGGCGAATGGTTCCTCGCGGGCGGTGTCGAAAGCCCGTCGACCGCGCCGTGGCGGGC is a window of Saccharopolyspora phatthalungensis DNA encoding:
- a CDS encoding biotin transporter BioY, giving the protein MSAPRQAAPAANLARTVVFAAFIAVLGIFPGFYLGGAAVPVVLQNMGPLLAGSILGARRGGAAVLLFLALVAIGLPLLSGGRGGIAPFIGPSGGFVVGWVVSAVVVGLIVQRSLPKPGLFVLLGANLAGVAVDYLIGIPYWGLVIGDLRAAAVQSLVFVPGDAVKLVAVSLVAVAGHRAIPATLTGSARRATAEG
- a CDS encoding class I adenylate-forming enzyme family protein, with translation MLPILGRSPASRVAHAGTTLDAQELFARANHAARGLPSGKRVALDGGDALTRLTHFLGADLAGCATLLVEPTWTASDRAAVLADARPDLVLDLNERPGTATHRGERAGRGARTASGDTHFYLPTTSGSSGRPKVLIRSRRSWSRSFAALGLGLEPRDRVLIPGPLSSSLFLFGALHALHAGADVELLDKWSVAGAAEASRWATVVHLVPAMLSALLSTLERSPVLRAECGLRTVVCGGARVDEALAERLTKVLPGCRLVEYYGSAEHSLIAVRRGGSLRPVVEVDVRDPVDGVGELWVRSELAFDGYLSNGTIVPAATEDGWSTVGDRAVQHADGSLEVLGRAGSAINTGARIIGAEEIESVLRGAEGVRDVLVSASPHPRFGELVTAVIEIDPLAPPSLREMRASARAALEPAKRPRRWLAVRELPRTASGKPARALVTERLRAGTLDAEAL